In Bradyrhizobium sp. CCBAU 051011, the following are encoded in one genomic region:
- a CDS encoding hemolysin family protein, whose amino-acid sequence MLYLDLGIVTILIVINGLLAMSELAIVSSRPARLAGLVEKRVKGSRRALALASDPGKFLSTVQIGITLIGVLSGAFSGATLGLRLASWLIEAGLSPTVAETIGVGVVVAVITYASLIIGELVPKQIALRDPEAVAVRVAPAMVLLASISMPLVWLLDRSGKALLWLLGHRGEAEEKVSEDEIRSLVVEAENAGVLEPGEKEMIAGVMRLGDLQVGAVMTPRHEVSMIDLADPAPTIYSALLNSDHSRLVVFEGNGEHALGIVQAKDVLNAYLSGQTPDIRKLTRQVPVISESVDVRDVIAILRESPVHMGLVHDEYGVFQGVVTTADILEAIVGSFHTNDGPAEPAAVRRDDGSYLISGWMPALEFAQLLGITLPPSRPYQTFAGFLLQEFGKIPGIGDRIEVDGWRFEIVDVDRRRIDKVLASQLEVA is encoded by the coding sequence GTGTTATACCTAGACCTCGGGATCGTTACGATCCTGATTGTTATCAATGGCTTACTCGCAATGTCGGAGTTGGCTATCGTATCATCGCGCCCGGCCCGGCTGGCCGGCCTTGTCGAAAAGCGCGTCAAGGGGTCCCGCCGTGCCCTTGCACTCGCATCCGATCCCGGCAAATTCCTGTCCACGGTTCAAATCGGCATCACGCTGATTGGCGTGTTATCCGGCGCTTTCTCGGGCGCTACGTTAGGGCTGCGCCTTGCATCTTGGCTGATCGAGGCCGGACTCTCGCCGACCGTCGCAGAGACAATCGGGGTTGGCGTTGTCGTGGCCGTCATCACCTATGCCTCACTGATTATCGGCGAGCTTGTTCCAAAGCAGATTGCGCTACGCGATCCCGAGGCTGTGGCCGTCAGGGTTGCGCCTGCAATGGTGCTGCTGGCCAGCATATCGATGCCCTTGGTCTGGCTATTGGATCGTTCTGGCAAGGCGCTGCTGTGGCTTCTGGGCCATCGTGGTGAAGCCGAAGAGAAAGTCAGCGAAGATGAAATTCGCTCGCTTGTTGTCGAGGCCGAAAATGCCGGTGTGCTGGAGCCGGGAGAAAAAGAGATGATCGCTGGCGTAATGCGATTAGGTGATCTTCAGGTAGGAGCCGTCATGACGCCGCGCCATGAAGTGAGCATGATCGACTTGGCCGATCCGGCTCCGACGATCTACAGCGCCTTGCTAAACAGCGATCACTCACGATTGGTGGTTTTCGAAGGCAATGGGGAACACGCCCTTGGGATCGTGCAAGCCAAGGATGTGCTCAATGCTTACTTGTCCGGACAGACGCCGGACATTCGGAAACTAACCCGGCAAGTTCCCGTCATTTCTGAATCCGTCGATGTGCGAGATGTTATCGCGATCTTGAGGGAATCCCCTGTGCACATGGGACTAGTGCACGACGAATATGGCGTTTTCCAAGGTGTCGTGACGACCGCAGATATTCTCGAAGCGATTGTCGGCTCTTTTCATACGAACGACGGGCCTGCTGAACCTGCTGCCGTAAGGCGCGACGACGGCTCCTATCTAATCTCGGGTTGGATGCCCGCGCTTGAATTTGCACAATTGCTCGGGATCACTCTTCCTCCATCGCGGCCATATCAGACGTTTGCCGGTTTTTTGCTTCAGGAGTTCGGCAAGATCCCGGGCATTGGCGATAGAATTGAAGTTGATGGATGGCGATTCGAAATCGTCGATGTGGACCGAAGGCGCATAGACAAGGTGTTGGCCAGCCAGTTGGAAGTCGCATGA
- a CDS encoding sodium:proton antiporter — MRSDRGGLLAIVIAIFLPSEALAADLDGARMGLGWALPFAGMLFSIALFPLVAPHFWEHHQGKIAFAWAGLILVSLVISAGVSTTTQALLHTLLLEYIPFILLLLALFTVAGGIAVRGNLHGSPVVNTMLLAVGTLLASLIGTTGASMVMIRPVLRANDDRRRNVHIVVFFIFLVSNIGGSLTPLGDPPLFLGFLRGVDFFWTTTHLLPQTALIVGLLLTLFFVIDTYFYRKDGHSPPDPTPDDPLRVSGGVNFVLMGGIIGALLFSATVNLGSVEVFGTTIELRNVVRDAVMLGVVFASLAWTSSSDHDANGFSWAPMVEVAKLFAGIFVTIIPVIAMLNAGKSGAFAPLVSIVTHSDGTPNHAAYFWMTGLLSSFLDNAPTYLVFFELAGGDAKNLMASGALTLAAISAGAVFMGANTYIGNAPNFMVYAIARKNGVKMPSFFGYLAWAVAFLLPIFVVVTLIFFL, encoded by the coding sequence ATGCGGAGCGATCGGGGGGGTCTCCTCGCCATTGTCATTGCGATATTTTTGCCATCAGAAGCGCTTGCGGCCGATCTGGATGGGGCGCGGATGGGTCTTGGCTGGGCACTGCCTTTTGCTGGGATGCTTTTCTCTATCGCCCTGTTCCCACTCGTGGCACCCCATTTTTGGGAGCATCACCAAGGCAAGATAGCGTTCGCGTGGGCGGGATTGATTCTGGTTTCACTCGTGATTTCGGCAGGTGTATCCACGACGACGCAGGCGCTCCTGCACACGCTATTGCTAGAATATATCCCGTTCATTCTGCTGCTCCTTGCACTGTTCACGGTCGCAGGTGGTATCGCCGTGAGAGGAAATCTGCACGGATCGCCCGTCGTGAATACCATGTTGCTAGCGGTAGGCACACTTCTGGCGAGCCTGATCGGGACAACGGGCGCGTCGATGGTCATGATCCGACCTGTGCTGCGGGCTAACGACGATCGTCGGAGAAACGTGCACATAGTCGTCTTTTTCATATTCCTGGTCTCGAACATTGGCGGCTCTCTTACCCCGCTCGGGGACCCCCCTCTATTCCTCGGTTTCTTGCGAGGCGTCGATTTCTTCTGGACGACGACCCATCTATTGCCCCAGACGGCGTTGATTGTCGGCCTCCTACTGACCCTCTTCTTCGTGATCGATACCTACTTCTATCGCAAAGATGGACATAGCCCGCCGGACCCGACCCCTGACGACCCGCTGCGCGTCAGCGGCGGCGTCAATTTTGTCCTGATGGGCGGAATTATTGGCGCTCTCCTTTTCAGTGCAACGGTCAACCTCGGAAGCGTCGAGGTTTTCGGCACAACGATCGAGCTGCGCAACGTCGTCCGTGACGCAGTTATGTTAGGAGTGGTGTTCGCGTCGCTCGCATGGACGTCCTCCTCTGATCACGACGCCAACGGCTTTTCATGGGCGCCAATGGTTGAGGTCGCCAAACTTTTCGCAGGGATTTTCGTTACCATCATCCCTGTTATTGCCATGCTCAACGCTGGAAAATCCGGCGCATTCGCTCCGCTTGTGAGCATTGTCACCCATTCAGATGGGACCCCAAATCATGCCGCTTATTTCTGGATGACCGGCTTGTTGTCTTCGTTCTTGGACAATGCCCCAACTTATCTAGTGTTCTTCGAGCTCGCGGGCGGGGATGCAAAAAACTTGATGGCAAGCGGTGCTTTGACGCTCGCAGCCATCTCAGCCGGGGCCGTGTTCATGGGAGCGAATACTTACATCGGCAACGCTCCGAATTTCATGGTTTATGCTATCGCGAGAAAAAACGGTGTAAAAATGCCGAGCTTTTTCGGCTATCTGGCATGGGCTGTGGCGTTTCTTCTGCCAATATTCGTGGTGGTGACTCTCATCTTTTTCCTGTGA
- a CDS encoding CPBP family intramembrane glutamic endopeptidase: protein MDDRQQKPVPGRIGVGLSLVLFGVPALLLWLATTQLLPLLVARGWEPLSAWFASGALVLAPLLAAALLGAWMALPAPSLRTVLEHLRVRHLSGEEWRLAGLVLLFTFAAVAGLQLFNASVWPGLPPHPSFMAVRPLEIGQYYILALWLPFFVLNIIGEEFWWRGFIQPRQEPVFGQSTWPVQGLLHGLFHFSFGFGVVFLLMPVVLAIPWAVQRTRNTSVGIVIHAGVNGPGFLVVTLGLIPT from the coding sequence ATGGACGACCGACAGCAAAAGCCCGTTCCGGGCCGGATTGGCGTTGGACTCTCGCTTGTCTTGTTCGGCGTCCCTGCGCTGCTGCTTTGGCTGGCTACAACTCAGTTGCTTCCTCTCCTGGTGGCACGGGGGTGGGAACCACTTTCGGCGTGGTTCGCGAGCGGCGCGCTTGTCTTGGCACCGCTCCTCGCCGCCGCATTGCTCGGCGCGTGGATGGCACTGCCAGCGCCATCCCTTCGCACTGTCCTGGAGCACTTGCGCGTTCGCCATCTGAGCGGCGAAGAGTGGCGCCTCGCCGGCCTTGTGCTGCTGTTTACCTTCGCGGCTGTCGCTGGTTTGCAGCTGTTCAACGCAAGCGTCTGGCCGGGATTGCCGCCTCATCCTTCCTTCATGGCGGTTAGGCCGCTAGAGATTGGTCAATACTACATTCTTGCGCTCTGGCTGCCGTTCTTTGTGCTCAACATTATCGGCGAGGAGTTCTGGTGGCGCGGGTTCATCCAGCCGCGCCAGGAGCCGGTGTTCGGTCAAAGCACCTGGCCCGTCCAGGGACTTCTTCATGGCCTCTTTCACTTCAGTTTCGGCTTTGGCGTCGTGTTTCTCCTGATGCCGGTCGTGCTCGCCATACCGTGGGCCGTACAGCGCACGCGGAATACGTCGGTCGGCATCGTCATCCATGCGGGCGTCAATGGTCCGGGGTTCTTGGTTGTGACGCTCGGCCTTATACCAACCTGA
- a CDS encoding 3'-5' exonuclease, whose product MIPRAIKRLFHQASIGDQSYRFMFERGPTDEVVAIDCETTGLNVHTDDIITIAAIKIRGNRILTSERFEAVVRPEASMQPEAIKVHRLRQVDVAQGPLIRKALPSFLHFVGGRPLVGYYVDFDIAMLDKYILPFIEIELPNPRIEVSKLYYERKYGDAPPNTSIDLSFAAILKDLNIPTLPQHDAFNDALMTAMMYVALRDMKERGIRIPRLRTYDVFDPTGA is encoded by the coding sequence GTGATCCCCCGCGCTATCAAACGCCTGTTCCATCAAGCCTCGATCGGAGACCAGTCCTACCGGTTCATGTTCGAGCGTGGCCCCACGGACGAAGTTGTTGCGATCGATTGCGAAACAACGGGGCTGAATGTGCACACCGACGACATCATAACCATCGCTGCGATCAAGATACGGGGCAACCGTATCCTGACCAGCGAACGCTTCGAGGCGGTTGTGCGCCCCGAGGCCAGCATGCAGCCGGAAGCGATCAAGGTACATCGCCTTCGTCAGGTCGACGTTGCACAGGGCCCCCTGATCCGGAAGGCGCTGCCAAGCTTCCTGCATTTCGTCGGAGGACGGCCGCTTGTCGGGTACTACGTCGATTTCGATATCGCCATGCTGGATAAGTATATTCTTCCCTTTATTGAGATCGAACTGCCAAATCCCCGCATCGAGGTCTCCAAGCTCTACTACGAGCGCAAGTACGGTGACGCGCCGCCCAACACCTCGATCGATCTCTCGTTCGCGGCAATTCTCAAAGACCTCAATATCCCCACTCTTCCTCAACACGACGCTTTCAACGACGCGTTGATGACTGCGATGATGTATGTCGCATTGCGTGACATGAAGGAGAGAGGAATACGCATCCCGCGCTTGCGCACGTATGACGTTTTCGATCCGACCGGGGCATAG
- a CDS encoding putative nucleotidyltransferase substrate binding domain-containing protein, translated as MPKAFDAANPPFDRLTPKEVETLRAALDIVYFRPGEAIIEQDTPADALYVVIKGTIEERDGSDLLALLGPKDSFDSRALVHGKSGHTFLAREETLCYAAPKAAIVDLIQSNPRFASFFYRDISRKLDEFVRDEEEQRYGSLMRSRISELFLHPAAFIDAGDTVEAAGHMMHEIDSNALFVRDGERIGIITGMNLSKAVVLRRQSIQTPVREFAHFDVITVRPDDFVSSALVLMTKLNKRRVAVRDGERFVGVLEDIDVLGFLAGSAQVVAGRIERASTQDDLAVAARETTAQVRTLRRQGVGVELIGEIVSDLNQRLFSRLFEMVAPAEFRTSGCLIVMGSEGRGEQTVRTDQDNGLILSEPVDKPTLDAFRADFSGALASFGFPPCPGNVMVSSPAWSKPLSDYLADFRNWIALPDNTSHLNVAIFYDARAVAGNAQLLTKAKTTLIEMVRGEQAFLAHFARAIDTFATPIGLFKNLITSAGNGDALDLKKGGIFPIVHGVRSLALEHGLMETATDKRIARLRDIGVLHADFARELSQAFQFMLMLRLDGQLAASAGTSGTLVRPSSLSSMERDLLRDAFQVVKQFREFTRRHFNLGAF; from the coding sequence ATGCCCAAGGCTTTCGATGCCGCAAATCCGCCTTTTGATCGTCTGACGCCAAAAGAGGTCGAGACGCTGCGTGCGGCGCTCGACATCGTCTACTTCCGGCCGGGTGAAGCGATTATCGAGCAAGACACGCCTGCCGACGCTCTTTACGTCGTCATCAAAGGTACGATCGAGGAGCGGGACGGCAGCGACCTGCTGGCGCTGCTCGGCCCCAAAGACAGTTTCGATAGCCGCGCCCTCGTCCATGGCAAGAGCGGACACACCTTTCTCGCTCGCGAAGAGACGCTATGTTACGCCGCTCCGAAAGCCGCGATAGTCGACCTGATTCAAAGCAATCCACGGTTTGCTTCGTTCTTCTACCGCGATATATCGCGCAAGCTGGATGAATTCGTCCGCGACGAGGAGGAGCAGCGTTATGGTTCGTTGATGCGTTCTCGGATCTCCGAGCTATTCCTGCACCCCGCCGCCTTCATTGATGCGGGAGACACCGTCGAAGCCGCAGGCCACATGATGCACGAGATCGATAGCAACGCATTGTTCGTTCGCGACGGCGAACGGATCGGCATCATTACCGGCATGAACCTGTCCAAGGCGGTGGTATTGCGCCGCCAATCGATCCAAACACCTGTGCGCGAATTCGCACACTTCGACGTGATCACGGTGCGACCGGATGACTTCGTATCCTCGGCTCTTGTGCTCATGACCAAGCTCAACAAGCGGCGCGTCGCGGTCCGTGACGGCGAGCGCTTTGTCGGCGTCCTGGAGGATATCGACGTGCTGGGCTTTCTTGCCGGCAGCGCCCAGGTCGTCGCCGGCCGCATCGAGCGTGCTTCGACCCAGGATGATTTGGCCGTCGCTGCGCGCGAAACGACGGCGCAGGTACGCACGCTGCGCCGCCAGGGCGTCGGTGTCGAGCTGATTGGCGAGATCGTCTCCGATCTCAATCAGCGCCTTTTTTCCAGATTGTTCGAGATGGTAGCGCCAGCCGAGTTTCGCACCAGCGGTTGCCTCATCGTCATGGGGAGTGAGGGCCGCGGCGAGCAGACCGTTCGCACGGATCAGGACAACGGCCTTATCCTGTCCGAACCGGTCGACAAGCCGACGCTGGACGCGTTTCGAGCCGATTTTTCCGGGGCGCTGGCAAGCTTTGGTTTTCCACCCTGCCCCGGGAACGTGATGGTGAGTAGTCCGGCGTGGTCCAAGCCACTCTCCGACTATCTCGCGGATTTTCGCAACTGGATCGCGCTACCCGATAACACTTCCCATTTGAACGTCGCCATCTTCTATGATGCGCGGGCCGTCGCTGGCAACGCACAGCTGCTCACCAAAGCCAAGACCACGCTCATCGAGATGGTCCGCGGAGAGCAGGCTTTCCTGGCCCATTTCGCGCGCGCGATTGACACCTTCGCCACACCGATCGGTCTGTTCAAAAATCTAATCACATCTGCGGGCAATGGCGACGCGCTGGACCTCAAGAAGGGTGGCATCTTTCCGATCGTGCATGGCGTCCGCAGTCTTGCTCTCGAGCATGGGTTGATGGAGACCGCCACCGACAAGCGCATCGCGCGGCTGCGCGATATCGGCGTGCTGCATGCGGACTTCGCTCGCGAGTTGAGCCAAGCCTTTCAGTTCATGCTGATGTTGAGGCTCGATGGGCAATTGGCAGCGTCAGCCGGTACCTCCGGTACGCTTGTACGACCGTCGTCGTTGTCAAGCATGGAGCGTGACCTCCTGCGCGATGCGTTTCAGGTTGTGAAGCAGTTTCGCGAGTTCACTCGTCGTCATTTCAATCTAGGTGCCTTCTGA
- a CDS encoding cation acetate symporter, producing the protein MKKISCLLVTLLVCFPTLALAAGTIDGGGKQATNWAAIGMFIGFVSLTLAITYWASKRTVSAADFYSAGGGITAGQNGLAIAGDYMSAASFLGISGLVYTSGYDGLIYSVGWLVGWPVVTFLIAEQLRNLGKFTFADVASFRLGQTRIRVLAASGSLVTVAFYLIAQMVGAGKLIQLLFGLEYWIAVVLVGGLMMIYVTFGGMKATTWVQIIKAVLLLSGATFMAGAVLYKFGFSPEALFAKATEVHPKKIAIMEPGSLISNPLSAISLGLALMFGTAGLPHILMRFFTVKDAQAARKSVFYATGFIGYFYILTFIIGFGAITLVSTDLAFLDAGILEKTKSGIAAIKGGSNMAAIHLADAVGGNLFLGFISAVAFATILAVVSGLALAGASAISHDIYAMVIKGGNANEQDEVRVSKIATLFLGVLAIILGIIFENQNVAFMVGLAFAIAASCNFPVLVMSIFWKGLTTRGALIGGFLGLTSAVVGVILSPAVWEVTLGFAKGSAPVKLDNPALFSMSLAFVGIWLFSILDRSTRAAVDRDGFDAQFVRCQTGIGAAGATAH; encoded by the coding sequence ATGAAAAAGATTTCCTGTCTGTTGGTGACATTGCTTGTTTGCTTTCCCACGCTTGCGCTTGCGGCCGGAACCATCGACGGAGGCGGCAAGCAGGCGACCAACTGGGCCGCCATTGGCATGTTCATCGGTTTTGTGTCCTTGACCCTTGCCATAACTTATTGGGCGTCAAAACGGACGGTATCAGCTGCGGATTTCTACTCCGCAGGCGGTGGCATCACTGCCGGCCAAAACGGCCTCGCGATCGCCGGCGACTACATGTCGGCGGCCTCGTTCCTGGGCATCTCGGGCCTTGTCTATACCTCCGGCTACGACGGTCTGATCTACTCGGTGGGCTGGCTTGTCGGCTGGCCCGTCGTCACGTTCCTGATTGCCGAACAACTGCGCAATCTGGGCAAGTTCACATTTGCCGACGTTGCCTCGTTCCGGCTCGGGCAGACACGGATTCGCGTGTTGGCGGCGAGTGGCTCACTGGTGACCGTCGCATTCTATCTGATCGCGCAGATGGTTGGTGCCGGCAAGCTGATCCAACTCCTTTTTGGTCTGGAATACTGGATCGCAGTGGTCCTGGTCGGCGGCCTTATGATGATCTACGTGACCTTTGGCGGCATGAAAGCCACGACCTGGGTGCAAATCATCAAGGCCGTGCTACTGCTTTCTGGCGCAACGTTCATGGCCGGCGCGGTACTTTACAAGTTCGGGTTCAGCCCGGAAGCGCTGTTTGCCAAGGCAACGGAAGTGCACCCCAAGAAGATCGCGATCATGGAACCCGGCAGCTTGATTTCCAACCCATTGTCGGCGATTTCGCTTGGCTTGGCCCTGATGTTCGGCACCGCGGGCTTACCGCATATCCTGATGCGCTTTTTTACAGTGAAAGACGCCCAGGCAGCGCGCAAGTCGGTGTTCTATGCAACCGGCTTCATTGGCTACTTCTACATTCTGACCTTCATCATTGGTTTCGGCGCCATCACGCTCGTCTCGACCGATCTGGCATTCCTCGATGCCGGGATTCTAGAGAAGACCAAGAGCGGGATCGCGGCCATCAAGGGCGGATCCAACATGGCCGCTATCCATCTGGCCGACGCCGTTGGTGGCAATCTGTTCCTTGGCTTCATATCGGCGGTCGCTTTTGCCACCATCCTCGCCGTAGTCTCCGGGTTGGCACTCGCCGGAGCCTCGGCCATCAGCCACGATATCTACGCCATGGTGATCAAGGGCGGAAATGCCAATGAACAAGACGAAGTTCGCGTCTCCAAGATAGCAACGTTGTTCCTGGGCGTACTGGCGATCATCCTTGGCATCATCTTCGAGAACCAGAACGTCGCCTTCATGGTTGGCCTCGCCTTCGCCATCGCGGCATCCTGCAACTTCCCGGTGCTGGTGATGTCGATCTTCTGGAAAGGTCTTACCACGCGGGGCGCATTGATCGGGGGCTTCCTTGGCCTGACAAGTGCCGTGGTCGGCGTTATACTCTCGCCCGCCGTATGGGAAGTGACCCTCGGTTTTGCCAAGGGGTCGGCGCCGGTTAAGTTGGACAACCCTGCGCTTTTCTCGATGTCCCTTGCGTTCGTTGGCATCTGGCTGTTTTCGATCCTGGACCGCAGCACGCGGGCTGCGGTCGACCGGGATGGCTTCGACGCACAGTTTGTGCGCTGCCAAACCGGAATCGGCGCAGCAGGAGCGACCGCGCATTGA
- a CDS encoding DUF485 domain-containing protein, translating into MLSSHEKIEQDPNYQELVRRRSSLGWTLSLIMLIIYFGFILLVAYAPKFLGTPLGTGVMTIGIPIGLLVIASAFLLTGIYVSKANSKYDPLIRKIVGANRP; encoded by the coding sequence ATGTTGAGCAGTCACGAAAAGATCGAGCAAGACCCCAACTATCAGGAACTGGTTCGCCGACGCTCGTCGCTCGGCTGGACGTTATCGCTGATCATGTTGATCATCTATTTCGGCTTTATCCTCCTGGTCGCCTATGCACCAAAGTTCCTCGGTACACCACTGGGGACGGGCGTGATGACCATCGGTATTCCGATCGGCCTGCTTGTCATTGCTTCGGCGTTCCTGCTCACCGGCATCTACGTCAGCAAGGCCAATTCCAAATACGATCCGCTGATCCGCAAGATTGTTGGAGCGAACCGGCCATGA
- the acs gene encoding acetate--CoA ligase, whose amino-acid sequence MNTGGANLVAQEKIYNVPADWAKHAFIDDAKYREMYARSVSDPNGFWAERAKRIDWMKPFQKVENVSFAPGNISIKWFEDGVLNVAWNCIDRHLDKRGDQVAIIWEGDDPNTDKKITYRQLHAEVCRFANVLKARGVKKGDRVTIYLPMIPEAAYAMLACARIGAIHSVVFGGFSPDSLAGRIDGATSAVVVTADEGERGGRKVPLKANADVAAQKLGCIESIIVVRHTGGDVAMKAGRDVYYDEAAKSVSTDCPCEEMNAEDPLFILYTSGSTGAPKGVVHTTGGYLVYASMTHQYVFDYHDGDIYWCTADVGWVTGHSYILYGPLANGATTLMFEGVPNYPDNSRFWNVIDKHNVNIFYTAPTAIRALMQAGDAPVQKTSRKSLRLLGTVGEPINPEAWEWYYRVVGDGRCPIVDTWWQTETGGILITPLPGATKLKPGSATRPFFGVVPEIVDADGKVLEGEATGNLCLIKSWPGMMRTVYGDHARFEQTYFSTYKGKYFTGDGCRRDADGYYWITGRVDDVINVSGHRMGTAEVESSLVAHAKVSEAAVVGYPHDIKGQGIYAYVTLMAGTEPTEELRKELVAWVRKDIGPIASPDQIQFAPGLPKTRSGKIMRRILRKIAEDEPSSLGDTSTLADPHVVEDLVQNRQNKKGAPA is encoded by the coding sequence ATGAACACGGGCGGCGCCAACCTCGTTGCACAAGAGAAGATCTACAATGTACCAGCCGATTGGGCCAAGCACGCCTTTATCGATGACGCCAAGTACCGCGAGATGTATGCCCGCTCGGTCAGCGATCCCAACGGATTCTGGGCCGAACGGGCCAAGCGCATCGACTGGATGAAGCCTTTCCAAAAGGTCGAGAACGTCTCCTTCGCTCCTGGCAATATCTCGATCAAATGGTTCGAAGATGGCGTCCTGAACGTCGCCTGGAACTGCATCGATCGGCATCTCGACAAGCGCGGCGACCAGGTAGCCATCATCTGGGAGGGGGATGATCCGAACACCGACAAGAAAATTACCTACAGACAGCTGCACGCCGAGGTGTGCAGATTTGCCAATGTATTGAAGGCGCGCGGCGTCAAAAAGGGCGACCGCGTCACGATCTATCTGCCGATGATTCCGGAAGCGGCCTACGCGATGCTGGCCTGCGCGCGGATCGGGGCGATCCATTCCGTCGTATTCGGCGGCTTCTCGCCGGACTCGCTTGCCGGCCGGATCGACGGCGCCACGTCGGCCGTCGTCGTTACCGCCGACGAAGGGGAACGCGGCGGCAGGAAGGTGCCGCTGAAGGCCAACGCTGACGTTGCGGCCCAAAAGCTCGGCTGTATCGAGAGCATCATCGTGGTTCGCCATACGGGCGGCGATGTTGCCATGAAGGCGGGCCGCGATGTCTATTACGACGAAGCCGCGAAATCGGTCTCGACCGATTGCCCATGCGAGGAGATGAACGCGGAGGATCCGCTGTTCATCCTCTATACCTCCGGTTCAACCGGTGCCCCGAAGGGCGTAGTTCACACCACCGGCGGCTATTTGGTCTACGCGTCGATGACGCATCAATACGTGTTCGACTATCACGACGGCGATATCTACTGGTGCACCGCCGACGTCGGCTGGGTCACCGGCCACAGCTACATACTCTATGGACCGCTGGCGAACGGCGCGACCACGCTGATGTTCGAAGGCGTGCCGAACTATCCGGATAATTCCCGCTTCTGGAACGTCATCGACAAGCACAACGTCAATATCTTCTACACCGCGCCGACCGCGATCCGCGCGCTGATGCAGGCCGGCGATGCGCCCGTGCAGAAGACCTCGCGCAAGAGCCTGCGTCTGCTCGGCACCGTCGGCGAGCCGATCAATCCGGAGGCCTGGGAATGGTACTATCGCGTGGTCGGCGACGGCCGCTGCCCGATCGTCGACACCTGGTGGCAGACCGAGACCGGCGGCATCCTAATTACGCCGCTGCCGGGCGCCACAAAACTCAAGCCGGGTTCGGCGACGCGGCCGTTCTTCGGCGTGGTGCCTGAGATCGTCGATGCCGACGGCAAGGTGCTGGAGGGCGAAGCCACAGGCAATCTCTGCCTCATCAAGTCCTGGCCGGGGATGATGCGCACGGTCTATGGCGACCACGCCCGTTTCGAGCAGACCTATTTCTCGACCTACAAGGGCAAGTACTTTACTGGCGACGGCTGCCGCAGGGATGCGGACGGCTATTACTGGATCACCGGCCGCGTCGACGACGTCATCAACGTCTCCGGCCACCGCATGGGCACCGCCGAAGTCGAGAGTTCGCTGGTCGCACACGCCAAGGTGTCGGAAGCCGCCGTGGTCGGCTATCCCCACGACATCAAGGGCCAGGGCATCTATGCCTATGTGACGCTGATGGCCGGCACCGAGCCGACCGAGGAGTTGCGGAAAGAATTGGTCGCCTGGGTGCGCAAGGACATCGGCCCGATCGCTTCCCCCGACCAGATCCAGTTCGCGCCGGGCCTGCCAAAAACCCGCTCGGGCAAGATCATGCGGCGCATCCTGCGCAAGATCGCCGAGGACGAGCCGTCCAGCCTCGGCGACACCTCGACGCTCGCCGATCCACACGTGGTCGAAGACCTCGTCCAGAACCGGCAGAACAAGAAGGGCGCGCCGGCGTAG
- a CDS encoding adenylate kinase gives MRIVLLGPPGSGKGTQATRLAQRLAIPQLSTGDMLRAAVLARTPIGRKAKAVMERGELVPDELVVAVVAERILRPDATNGFILDGFPRTIAQAVALDDLLLTEGLNLDYVVELKVDEEVLLHRILNRAKEAKTNGQTVRADDTEGALKVRLEEYRRQTEPLADYYRAKGIMKSIDGLQPVKSVAASLLEALDA, from the coding sequence ATGAGGATTGTTCTATTGGGACCGCCCGGCTCCGGAAAGGGAACTCAAGCGACCCGATTGGCTCAACGGTTGGCCATTCCGCAATTGTCCACCGGCGATATGCTGCGCGCCGCAGTGTTGGCACGAACTCCGATCGGGAGAAAAGCCAAGGCGGTGATGGAACGTGGTGAGCTTGTTCCAGATGAGCTTGTGGTTGCGGTAGTCGCAGAGCGCATTTTGCGGCCTGATGCCACGAATGGGTTCATCCTCGATGGATTTCCTCGCACCATTGCCCAGGCCGTGGCGCTTGATGACCTGCTGCTGACCGAAGGGCTCAATCTTGACTATGTGGTTGAGCTGAAGGTGGATGAAGAAGTCTTGTTGCATCGTATTCTCAATCGAGCCAAAGAGGCAAAGACTAACGGACAGACTGTAAGAGCAGATGACACGGAAGGCGCATTGAAGGTCCGTTTGGAAGAATACCGCAGGCAAACTGAACCGCTCGCCGACTATTATCGCGCGAAGGGAATTATGAAAAGCATCGACGGCTTACAACCAGTGAAGAGCGTGGCGGCTTCACTCCTCGAGGCGCTCGACGCTTGA